The window CAAGGATGCTCGAGGATGCCCAGGAAAAGAAGCAGGGCAGTGGGCAGCCcgcaggggcaggagcaggagcgggGTCCGGGCCagcccagcgctgcccccccccagggaagGGGTTTCCTTTGTGCAGGGGGAGCCGACGAGCGCTGCCCGGAGTCCTGGGTTGCCCGAAGTGCTGCCAACTGGGGCCAACTTGGGAGAGTCGTCGCCCGCCCTCCTCCCGACGAGGCTCTGGCCGCAGCCCCACGAGCGAAtgggggaaaggagaaggaggtggagagaaaaaaaagagaggaaaaaaaaaatgggggggggggaggaaggggggcgAGGAGCCAGCTGCTGAAAGGCGGAGGGAGGGCTAGGTATCCTCTTCTCCAGATCTTCTGGGGAGGGGATTGTTGTAATTAATCAaatccaggatttttttttttaatttatttttttttaaagcgtCTCCCAGGAGCTCCCCCAGCTGCGCTGCATCGCCCCAGCCAGCCTGAAGGGAGAAGCGAgcgaggagcagccccagcaggcgCCAAGCAGCTCAGCCcggctctcctctcctcctccccagcctgccAGCTCCTTCTCCCTTCAAAACTTTCCCCGGTGTTGCGAGCAGGGCTCTGCCGGCTGCTTCTCCCCCGCTGCTCTCCGGCTCCTCCCGCCTCGCAGGCGCTTTGCAGCCGGGGGGAGATCCTCGCCGCTCCCCCCCCGACGGCtgccggagcccccccgggcaagcagcgggggctgcagctggaaggGAGCCGCCGAGGAGGATGGAGGAGCTGCAAGAAGTTGGCTGACTCCCGGCCGGGTGCTCGCCCCGAAAGGCGACCGTCCCCAGCACGAAGTTGCCGGCGGCGTCCCCGCTCCCctggcagccccggggggctccgctCCTCTGCCCCCCCCGACGGGGCGTCCGGGGGCACCGAGCCCCGGGCTCGCCtcagccctgcctgccagctctgcccagcacgCCGcgttttccttcccctttggCTTtccaattattatttatttatttatttatttatttttcccctcccctcttcacCATTCCATTCCCCCTtcggtttaaaaaaaaaataaaaaataaataaaaaaaataaaaataaataaataaataaaaaatccgaGCCAATTAAAGCAGCCGTGCTCCGGCAGagccctgcctcctgcccaaTTCCCCGAGCCTCCCCGAGCCCCGGCCCAATTAGAGGCGACAccgcagggctggggaggaaaaGGGGCTCGCTCCGGGCGGAGAAATCAGCCGCCAGCCCCGGGTCCCTCCATCCTCAGGATGCTCCCGGCAAGGTCGGCTTCTCCCCGGGCGGGATGCGCGCTGAGCAAAGCCCGGTGCTGGGGAACGGGGCTCGGgggtggtggggatggggacgggggggctcctcctggcttggatttttttttgtgggggggggaaggtttGCCGAGGAGAAGTTTGTGCCCCCCTCCAGGAGGGCTGCGggtgctgccctgtgcctgctggggtgggggctcggtggtgtccccccccctttccccccggCACCCGAAGAAAGCATCTCCCGGCGGGCGGCGGTTCGCAACGCGAGCGTGTCGCTACCTggataaaaatgtaattaaagaaaaaaaaaaaaaaaaagaaaaatagcagtaATTGAGAGATACGGCCCAGAGAGCGGCTGGCTGCGAAGTCATGCTCTAACAAACAAGCAATTAATAGATATAGCCGCTAATTACGAAGCAGTTATTCCTATTGTAAACGGTGCTCAGCGGCAGAGAAAAGCGGTACCGAAAGGCAGCAGAGGGAAGGCAGCGTTAGGGACAGGGCAGCATCACTCCCTGACAAGCATCCTCCAGGCAAGGCAGGGGAATTCCCTTTCCCTTGGACCCTGCCGGACCCTGTCTCCTCTCTTGTAAGGATGCCGCGAGTCTGAAGAGtctgaaactgcttttttttttttttttttttttattcctcctccccagccaaTCTAAGGCAACGCTTGCCAAGAAACCGTGGGCTTCACGCTCCGAGGTGTCCTTCCCAAAGATGATGGCATGGGGAAAGACCTTACAAAGGTGTCTGGTGTGAGCAagtttatgattattatttttatattaattattatttatttttaattcaatgaGCCCTTCATTGAGAAGGATGTGATCCTTCCCATGGCGGGTGCTGGCAGCACGGCTATAGGGTCTGTAGGCAGGAGGGTGGCACTGGGAGgacaggaggagcagcccctttGCCAGGGCATGGGGAGAAGCAGGAGCTGACACTGAGGAGGGAAAGTAAAACTGTCCCCATCTGCACAaagcaggctggcagcagcgcAAGGAAACAAGGCAAGGAGATGTTTGCAGATCCAGGAAGCTGCGTGGTgataaaaaaaacagtgagacatgagtctcatttttttctactcttCATTTTAAGATAAGGATATTTTGGGGGCGCTTCATAGCctttctagtattttttttcgGGGATTCTCATTTGATTATGAAATAATGCCTCGGAGTTTGAATGACTCTGAATTACAGATCTGGAGAAcgagtctttaaaaaaaaatcccagaaatgTATGCTTcacaccccttttttttttgtgctaactTTCAATGCACATGCTCATGTTTCCTTGGCACAAATGctcatgaaaaatgaatttcaaagtaAACTGCCAAAGTATGTGAAACAACCCAGCTTTCTCTCAGCAAATAATAGTATTGGTGCCAAAAGTAGCTTTGAACTCATCCAATTAAGGAATagtttgaagaaataaaaataaaaaaaaatgcagataaagTGAGAGTGTGAGTGGTCCATTGAAACGAAGGGAAAATAACTGGATaataaataattagaaaaagctGTCACCTGTCAATGGATactctgagtgaaaaaaaaaaaaaaaagatagtgcCAAACCCTCAGTACACCGTTGCATTTGCTAAATAAggtaattaataattatttgttGAGTCCTCATAAATCATAACAGTCAGAACAATAGAGTTTCCAAGCACAACAGTGAGCCAGCCTTCCCGACACACTTGTAAGCAACCCACTTGTCATCAAGAACCCGCGCCCTGCGGTGATTCTGCCTGTCAAAAGGGACGGCTAAGGGATGCCTTCCTTCCCCACAGGCCGTTTCTGCAGAGCAGATTTGTCCCATCCTTCCGGCTGGGAGTCAGCATCTCCAGTCCCTTCTCAAGCCCCGACTTGTCAAATGAGCCCTGTCTCCCTGCAATATTTATACGCACTACATCACCTATATTTCACCAGCTACGTTGAGGTAGACAGTCTCCGGGACGGATGTGGTGTTCAAAGAGAGCAAATCATACCCGGCACAATGTCACCAGGCAAGAGACGATTGAAGAAGTGTGTGAGGCCAAGGTCCAGTTACAAGGACATTAATTCTCTTTGTGTCAATGTTTTCATGCTACAATCTGGTGCAGGCtgtcatttatttcttctcGGAGATGATGCAACTATCTGTGGTTCCCGGTGATCTCTTGAGCATGTGGCCTGACATTTCGGTCACCTCTTTCTTGCTCATTTTCTTCGCAGCACAACAGCCACGAATGCCTCCAAGTTTgatctcttccttcctccctccccatgcACACACATGGAAGTGAGGGCAGCCCAGCTGGAAGCTTTGCTGCAGCATTTCCCTTGCTATTGCTTACTAAAAGGGAGTGGGAATAGAAagcaggaagggaaaaggaaaaaaaaaaaaggaggaggaaccTTAAAGACAATGGGtgacctggagtgctgcaagaGAGTTGGGAAGGGGAAAGCCTCTGTAGCActgcagcagggatgggaaACCCAGGGAATTATAactgcagcacagggctgcaTCGAGGAGCTGGGAGCACGGGGTGCTCCTGCggtgctgctgtgc is drawn from Anas platyrhynchos isolate ZD024472 breed Pekin duck chromosome 3, IASCAAS_PekinDuck_T2T, whole genome shotgun sequence and contains these coding sequences:
- the LOC113843157 gene encoding uncharacterized protein, translated to MPRKRSRAVGSPQGQEQERGPGQPSAAPPQGRGFLCAGGADERCPESWVARSAANWGQLGRVVARPPPDEALAAAPRANGGKEKERLPGAPPAALHRPSQPEGRSERGAAPAGAKQLSPALLSSSPACQLLLPSKLSPVLRAGLCRLLLPRCSPAPPASQALCSRGEILAAPPPTAAGAPPGKQRGLQLEGSRRGGWRSCKKLADSRPGARPERRPSPARSCRRRPRSPGSPGGLRSSAPPDGASGGTEPRARLSPACQLCPARRVFLPLWLSNYYLFIYLFIFPLPSSPFHSPFGLKKK